Proteins found in one Gordonia sp. PDNC005 genomic segment:
- a CDS encoding recombinase family protein: protein MTTRAAIYTRISLDAAGHSLGVKRQEEDARAIIAARGWDVAGVWSDNSVTASDSTVRRPGYDGLLAAYDAGLFDALVCWDLDRLTRQPRQLEDWIDRAETRGLAIVTSNGEADLTTDGGRMYARIKAAVARGEIERKSARQKRAEIQRANAGMWRRKGPRPTGYTQGGDILPEEADVVRRIFREFIAGETVTGIARRLDRDGVPTRGAKAWHPASVRSILVNPLYAARVSLNGEVLDGVEAQWEPLIDGVDFDRASAIINAPERRARSVPVARRYQGSGLYICGECGYRVASKSGRSYQCTGHVSRLRTVIDEYVNVVIAARLRRDDAIDLLADAAPDSAPLVAESTRLRGRIAAVDEEYMADEIDGRLHRAKVERLRAQLAEVESRIGGTKSTAALSAALSAPDPGQAYLDSGLMMRRAIIDALAEVRLFKNVRGKHFDPDTVQIWWHGTSPDDAPLPRSRRRRSADWRPAQTS from the coding sequence GTGACAACCCGCGCCGCGATCTACACCCGAATCAGCCTAGACGCTGCAGGCCACAGCCTCGGCGTGAAGCGTCAGGAAGAGGACGCCCGAGCGATCATCGCCGCACGAGGTTGGGACGTCGCAGGTGTCTGGTCCGACAACTCCGTCACCGCGTCCGACTCCACCGTGCGCCGGCCAGGATACGACGGGCTACTCGCCGCCTACGACGCCGGACTGTTCGACGCGCTCGTCTGCTGGGACCTCGACCGCCTCACCCGACAGCCGCGACAGCTCGAAGACTGGATCGACCGCGCCGAGACACGAGGACTGGCGATCGTCACATCGAACGGTGAAGCGGACCTCACAACCGACGGCGGGCGCATGTACGCGCGCATCAAGGCGGCCGTCGCCCGCGGTGAGATCGAACGGAAGTCAGCGCGGCAGAAGCGCGCGGAGATTCAACGTGCGAACGCTGGGATGTGGCGGCGGAAAGGTCCGCGCCCGACGGGCTACACGCAGGGCGGTGACATCCTTCCGGAGGAGGCGGACGTCGTCCGCCGCATCTTCCGGGAGTTCATAGCGGGGGAGACGGTAACGGGCATCGCGCGCCGCCTCGACCGTGACGGTGTGCCGACCCGCGGCGCGAAGGCGTGGCACCCGGCGTCGGTCCGGTCGATCCTGGTGAACCCGCTGTATGCGGCGAGGGTGTCGCTGAACGGTGAAGTCCTCGACGGCGTGGAGGCGCAATGGGAGCCGCTGATCGACGGCGTCGACTTCGACCGAGCGTCCGCCATCATCAACGCTCCGGAGCGTCGGGCACGCTCTGTGCCGGTCGCACGGCGCTACCAGGGGAGCGGTCTCTATATCTGCGGGGAGTGCGGTTACCGGGTCGCGTCGAAGTCCGGCCGCTCGTATCAGTGCACTGGGCATGTCTCGCGTCTCCGTACGGTCATTGATGAGTACGTGAACGTGGTGATCGCCGCCCGGCTTCGTCGCGACGACGCGATCGATCTCCTAGCCGACGCCGCGCCTGACTCAGCTCCGTTGGTCGCGGAGTCGACGCGGCTACGCGGTCGGATCGCGGCCGTGGACGAGGAGTACATGGCAGACGAGATCGACGGCCGCCTGCACCGCGCGAAGGTCGAGCGTCTCCGTGCTCAGCTCGCGGAGGTGGAGTCTCGGATCGGTGGCACGAAGTCGACGGCCGCCCTGTCGGCGGCCCTGTCGGCGCCGGACCCTGGGCAGGCGTATCTCGACAGCGGGCTGATGATGCGGCGCGCGATCATCGACGCCCTCGCTGAGGTTCGACTGTTCAAGAACGTCCGCGGCAAGCACTTCGATCCGGACACGGTTCAGATCTGGTGGCACGGCACTAGTCCTGACGATGCGCCATTACCTCGATCGCGCCGTCGCCGAAGTGCCGATTGGCGGCCTGCGCAAACCTCATAG
- a CDS encoding NAD(P)/FAD-dependent oxidoreductase yields the protein MRTTDVVVIGSGFGGLAAAKRLAKSKIETVLISATDEHLFQPLLYQVATGVLESEEIAPSIADVLASRQSVSVVRGHVTDVDAENKVITYRTDTGVEQIRYRSLVAAAGVAQGYFGHDEWADRTFSLKTLDDAVSLRAHLLECFAQPVGDVDAHTYVVVGAGATGVEIAGQIRELSTRHFTDVPAKVYLVEGADDVLPVYGGKLSTFARRTLEKSGVEVLTGTVVTDISDGRVTLRNGDDERVLESRTVVWSAGVQATGLAKVIAEATGCATDRAGRLLVNNDLTVGDRADVFAIGDMTSLKGYPGQSPVAMQQGRFVADVIRGKKPAGAEFVYLDKGSMAVVNRHNAVVDAPFGVTLTGALGWITWLGVHLYYLVGFRNQAAAVASWFKSFVGRARPGFEQVVPVASTEVDDRSAA from the coding sequence ATGCGCACCACGGACGTCGTTGTCATCGGTTCCGGATTCGGCGGACTCGCCGCCGCCAAGCGGCTCGCGAAGTCGAAGATCGAGACCGTGCTGATCTCGGCGACCGACGAGCACCTCTTTCAGCCGCTTCTGTACCAGGTCGCCACCGGAGTCCTCGAATCGGAGGAGATCGCCCCGAGCATTGCAGATGTCCTCGCGAGTCGCCAGAGCGTCTCGGTGGTCCGCGGACATGTGACCGACGTCGACGCCGAGAACAAGGTGATCACCTATCGCACCGACACCGGAGTCGAGCAGATCCGCTACCGCAGCCTGGTCGCGGCCGCGGGAGTGGCCCAGGGCTACTTCGGGCACGATGAATGGGCGGACCGGACTTTCTCGCTCAAGACCCTCGACGACGCCGTCAGCCTGCGCGCTCACCTGTTGGAATGCTTCGCGCAGCCCGTAGGCGATGTCGACGCACACACCTACGTGGTGGTCGGCGCCGGTGCGACCGGTGTTGAGATCGCGGGTCAGATCCGTGAGTTGAGCACCAGACACTTCACCGACGTGCCCGCGAAGGTGTACCTCGTAGAAGGGGCCGACGACGTCCTTCCGGTGTACGGCGGGAAACTGTCGACATTCGCTCGCCGGACCCTCGAGAAGTCCGGTGTCGAAGTCCTCACCGGGACTGTCGTCACCGACATAAGCGACGGCCGGGTGACGCTACGCAACGGCGACGACGAGCGCGTCCTGGAGTCGCGGACCGTCGTCTGGTCGGCGGGTGTTCAAGCGACAGGCTTGGCGAAGGTGATCGCCGAGGCGACCGGGTGCGCGACCGACCGGGCCGGACGACTCCTCGTCAACAACGACCTGACCGTGGGTGATCGCGCGGACGTGTTCGCGATCGGCGACATGACAAGCCTCAAGGGGTACCCGGGTCAGAGCCCGGTCGCCATGCAGCAGGGCCGGTTCGTCGCCGACGTGATCCGCGGCAAGAAGCCGGCGGGCGCCGAGTTCGTGTATCTCGACAAGGGCAGCATGGCCGTTGTCAACAGGCACAACGCAGTTGTCGACGCGCCGTTCGGAGTCACTCTGACGGGCGCCCTCGGCTGGATCACCTGGCTCGGCGTCCACCTGTATTACCTGGTGGGATTCCGCAACCAGGCGGCCGCCGTCGCCTCGTGGTTCAAGTCGTTCGTCGGACGGGCGCGCCCCGGATTCGAGCAGGTTGTCCCCGTCGCCTCGACCGAGGTGGACGACCGCTCCGCCGCCTGA
- a CDS encoding LysR family transcriptional regulator, whose translation MEFRQLEYVAAVAETGGFSRAAQRCFVSQSAISHQVAALERELGAELFDRSQRRVRLTEAGETLLPFARDLLAMRDAAIAATAPRPERVRIAANMSFARSALAAVSAVREQHPEAEIDFLIKPFTQRIDAVASGEADLALIRGTVDRDNLYLDPLWVDQPVIAFNSRHPLAAGGQAPSPNDLAAYPLLLPPPDRQVLLHRLVQQAFTRADAEIQFGPEIREGHSVAFELVNRPEAWTVLYEDPLQPGISCRRSLSFTLPVSAVLRVDAKPNALVAELLTELSGGFRRT comes from the coding sequence ATGGAGTTTCGACAGCTCGAGTACGTGGCCGCCGTCGCGGAGACCGGCGGCTTCTCCCGCGCCGCCCAGCGGTGTTTCGTTTCTCAGTCCGCGATCAGCCACCAGGTCGCCGCCTTGGAACGTGAACTCGGAGCCGAACTCTTCGACCGCAGTCAGCGTCGTGTCCGACTCACTGAGGCGGGCGAGACCCTTCTGCCGTTCGCCCGCGATCTCCTGGCGATGCGTGACGCGGCGATCGCGGCAACTGCACCGCGTCCCGAACGGGTTCGGATCGCGGCCAACATGTCGTTCGCCCGTTCGGCCCTCGCCGCGGTCTCCGCAGTCCGCGAACAGCATCCGGAGGCGGAGATCGACTTCCTGATCAAGCCGTTCACACAGCGCATCGACGCCGTCGCGTCAGGCGAGGCCGATCTCGCATTGATCCGCGGAACCGTCGACCGTGACAATCTGTACCTGGATCCACTGTGGGTGGACCAGCCCGTGATCGCGTTCAACTCCCGCCACCCGCTAGCCGCAGGCGGCCAGGCGCCCAGCCCCAACGATCTCGCGGCATACCCGTTGCTGCTGCCACCGCCGGACCGCCAGGTGCTCCTGCACCGCCTCGTCCAGCAGGCCTTCACTCGTGCGGACGCGGAGATCCAGTTCGGTCCCGAGATCCGTGAGGGCCACTCGGTGGCGTTCGAACTCGTCAATCGCCCCGAGGCGTGGACGGTGCTGTACGAGGACCCGCTGCAACCGGGCATCTCCTGCAGGCGCAGCCTGAGTTTCACGCTGCCCGTGTCCGCGGTCCTTCGTGTGGACGCGAAGCCGAACGCCCTGGTCGCCGAGCTCCTCACCGAGCTGTCGGGAGGATTCCGTCGAACCTGA
- a CDS encoding AMP-binding protein — protein MSDLTTTADLLRARRDDDARALLFADSEWTWSQFVVECERRAAAMRSVHHDLPTGAPWHIGVLMDNSPEYLFLIGGAALAGATIVGVNPTRRGAELVGDVERTDCALVIVGPSQTDVAADLDGHVRLVATDSHEYRRLLDVEPDVTSEGPANHTLLLLFTSGSTGAPKAVRCSSARLAAIGMLNVHGIRRDDVAYNAMPLFHGNAVMSAWAPILGVGGTYALRDKFSASGFLPDVLRFGATFFNYVGRSLAYILAQPERAEERTTDLRFGWGTEASARDREEFERRFGVPVTESYGSSEGVCVIVRDASTPRGALGVPNPMLGMTILSDAGEECPEAVVTADGTLVNGAEAIGEIVARGGGDRFEGYYNNSEATAEKIRDGDYWSGDLAYRTPDGVYWFAGRTNDWIRVDSENFSTAPLERIIARFDGVRGVSAYAVPDPQTGDRVMAALETDDTFDPIAFAAFLDAQPDMGPKWTPHLLRLTERFPLTGTRKIDKSSLRRDGWRTPDRVLVRDGDRYVPLDADAATALEAAFAEHDRTHLIPN, from the coding sequence GTGTCTGACCTCACCACGACCGCCGATCTGCTCCGCGCACGCCGGGACGACGACGCACGCGCGCTCTTGTTCGCCGACTCCGAGTGGACCTGGTCGCAGTTCGTCGTGGAATGCGAACGGCGCGCCGCGGCGATGCGGTCGGTGCACCACGACCTGCCCACCGGCGCCCCCTGGCACATCGGTGTGCTCATGGACAACAGCCCCGAGTACTTGTTTCTGATCGGCGGCGCCGCTCTGGCGGGCGCCACAATCGTCGGCGTCAATCCCACTCGGAGGGGAGCCGAACTCGTCGGCGACGTCGAACGCACCGACTGCGCACTCGTGATCGTCGGCCCGTCGCAGACCGATGTGGCGGCCGACCTCGACGGCCACGTCCGCCTGGTGGCCACCGACTCGCACGAGTACCGACGGCTGCTCGACGTCGAACCCGATGTCACGTCCGAGGGCCCGGCGAACCACACGCTCCTGCTGCTGTTCACCTCGGGATCGACGGGCGCCCCGAAAGCCGTCCGATGCAGTTCTGCGCGGCTCGCCGCCATCGGCATGTTGAACGTGCACGGCATTCGCCGAGACGACGTCGCCTACAACGCCATGCCGCTGTTCCACGGCAACGCCGTGATGAGCGCATGGGCGCCCATCCTCGGAGTCGGCGGGACATACGCACTTCGAGACAAGTTCTCGGCCTCCGGCTTCCTCCCGGACGTGCTGCGGTTCGGAGCCACGTTCTTCAACTACGTCGGACGCTCACTCGCCTACATCCTCGCGCAGCCCGAGCGTGCCGAGGAACGCACCACAGACCTTCGATTCGGGTGGGGAACGGAGGCCTCCGCACGCGACCGCGAAGAGTTCGAACGACGGTTCGGCGTTCCCGTCACCGAGTCGTACGGATCGTCGGAAGGCGTGTGCGTGATCGTCCGTGACGCGTCGACCCCTCGCGGCGCGCTCGGCGTTCCGAACCCGATGCTCGGGATGACGATCCTCAGTGACGCAGGTGAGGAATGTCCCGAGGCCGTCGTCACCGCCGACGGCACACTGGTCAACGGCGCGGAGGCCATCGGAGAGATCGTCGCCCGCGGCGGAGGCGACCGCTTCGAGGGCTACTACAACAACTCCGAAGCGACTGCGGAGAAGATCCGCGACGGGGACTACTGGTCCGGCGACCTCGCCTACCGGACACCCGACGGCGTCTATTGGTTCGCCGGTCGAACAAACGACTGGATACGTGTCGATTCGGAGAACTTCTCCACCGCACCGCTGGAGCGCATCATCGCCCGCTTCGACGGGGTGCGCGGCGTCAGCGCCTACGCCGTGCCCGACCCGCAGACCGGCGACCGAGTGATGGCCGCTCTGGAGACGGACGACACGTTCGATCCGATCGCATTCGCCGCCTTCCTCGACGCCCAACCAGACATGGGCCCCAAGTGGACGCCGCACCTCCTCCGACTGACTGAGCGGTTCCCGTTGACCGGCACCCGGAAGATCGACAAGTCCTCACTCCGCCGGGACGGATGGCGCACACCCGACCGTGTGCTCGTCCGGGACGGCGACCGGTACGTGCCGCTCGACGCAGACGCGGCGACTGCTCTCGAGGCCGCATTCGCCGAACACGATCGCACCCATCTGATTCCGAACTGA
- a CDS encoding TetR/AcrR family transcriptional regulator — protein sequence MANDATAGRPRDTRIDAAVLEAARDVIAEVGYAGLTLTEVAARAGTSVPAIRRRWPSKSHLVHRVVFPVEVAIPPRNPHATLDDELDSVIDGCASLFSDAALRRALMGVFSELADDDDLQREVTDRLRFAVWEDLTERLALAAARDEVEIESDPSLLIEVAFGATLMAVMLRGVQALDDQWRSDLHRALWSVLVPC from the coding sequence ATGGCGAACGACGCGACCGCGGGGCGTCCTCGTGACACTCGCATCGACGCCGCTGTGCTCGAGGCTGCCCGCGATGTCATCGCCGAAGTCGGATATGCGGGACTGACATTGACCGAAGTCGCCGCGCGAGCGGGTACGTCCGTGCCCGCCATTCGCCGTCGTTGGCCCAGCAAATCGCATCTGGTCCATCGGGTGGTGTTTCCCGTCGAGGTCGCGATCCCGCCTCGGAATCCTCACGCCACCCTCGACGACGAGCTCGACTCGGTGATCGACGGCTGTGCGAGCCTGTTCTCCGACGCTGCGCTGCGCCGCGCCCTGATGGGTGTTTTCAGCGAACTCGCCGACGACGACGACCTGCAGCGCGAGGTGACGGACCGACTTCGCTTCGCGGTGTGGGAAGACCTGACCGAACGGCTGGCGCTCGCCGCCGCTCGCGACGAGGTGGAGATCGAGTCCGATCCGTCACTGCTCATCGAAGTCGCGTTCGGTGCGACCCTGATGGCCGTGATGCTGCGCGGGGTGCAGGCCCTCGACGACCAGTGGCGGTCGGATCTCCACCGCGCGCTGTGGAGCGTCCTCGTTCCCTGCTGA
- the truA gene encoding tRNA pseudouridine(38-40) synthase TruA — MRIGYDGTDFSGWATQPGLRTVQETIEKTLSTVVRAPVRLTVAGRTDAGVHASGQVAHCDVPVASLQSRSIDGDPSRLVRRLAKMLPDDVRVKAVDQVSTDFDARFAALARTYEYRLADAQWGAEPTAARITADWQRSLDLELMNAASGSLVGLNDFAAFCRFREGSTTIRELQEFSWRRDDDGVLVARVQADAFCWSMVRSLVGAVAVVGDGRRDLDWCVGLLSEKTRSAQVPVAQARGLCLMRVDYPPESEWAARSALTRDVRDESDLRGGCCGD; from the coding sequence CTGCGGATCGGGTACGACGGCACCGACTTCTCCGGCTGGGCCACCCAGCCCGGACTCCGCACTGTCCAGGAGACCATCGAGAAAACGCTGTCCACCGTGGTGCGAGCACCAGTTCGACTGACCGTCGCGGGCCGGACCGACGCTGGGGTCCACGCGTCCGGGCAGGTCGCACACTGCGACGTCCCCGTCGCGTCACTGCAGTCGAGGTCGATCGACGGTGATCCGTCGCGGCTGGTCCGCCGTCTCGCCAAAATGCTGCCCGACGATGTCCGTGTGAAGGCTGTCGATCAGGTCTCCACAGACTTCGACGCACGTTTCGCCGCACTGGCTCGAACCTACGAATACCGTCTCGCCGATGCGCAGTGGGGCGCGGAGCCGACGGCCGCCCGAATCACCGCGGACTGGCAGCGAAGCCTGGACCTCGAACTGATGAACGCCGCGTCCGGCTCGCTGGTGGGGCTCAACGACTTCGCGGCCTTCTGCCGGTTTCGGGAGGGATCGACGACGATCCGAGAACTCCAGGAGTTCTCGTGGCGTCGTGACGACGACGGTGTGCTGGTGGCACGTGTGCAGGCCGATGCCTTCTGTTGGTCGATGGTCCGTTCACTCGTTGGAGCGGTCGCCGTCGTCGGTGACGGACGACGTGATCTGGATTGGTGCGTCGGACTGCTGTCCGAGAAGACTCGCTCGGCTCAAGTTCCGGTGGCACAGGCCCGCGGTCTCTGTTTGATGCGGGTCGACTATCCGCCGGAGTCGGAGTGGGCGGCTCGAAGCGCGTTGACGCGCGACGTACGCGATGAGTCAGACCTGCGCGGCGGTTGCTGCGGGGACTGA
- the rplQ gene encoding 50S ribosomal protein L17, producing the protein MPKPTKGARLGGSASHQKAILANLATALFEHGRITTTEAKAKRLRPYAEKLITHAKAGQLANRREVMKDIRDKDIVHTLFAEIGPHFAERPGGYTRIIKTLPRKGDNAPMAVIELVRESTASNEANRVARAAASKAKAADEAPAAKEAAEAPAAVADTAADAPAGSHEPIEGDAAPEGFPIKGNAQSKLYHRPGTRFYESTVAEIWFATEADAEAAGYSLPPSQQED; encoded by the coding sequence ATGCCCAAGCCCACTAAGGGTGCCCGCCTCGGCGGGTCGGCCAGCCACCAGAAGGCGATCTTGGCGAACCTCGCCACGGCGCTCTTCGAGCACGGCCGCATCACCACCACCGAAGCGAAGGCCAAGCGGCTCCGTCCGTACGCCGAGAAGCTGATCACCCACGCGAAGGCGGGTCAGCTGGCCAACCGTCGCGAGGTCATGAAGGACATCCGCGACAAGGACATCGTTCACACGCTGTTCGCGGAGATCGGCCCGCACTTCGCCGAGCGTCCGGGCGGCTACACCCGCATCATCAAGACGCTGCCGCGCAAGGGCGACAACGCCCCCATGGCAGTGATCGAGCTGGTTCGCGAGTCGACCGCATCGAACGAGGCCAACCGTGTCGCACGTGCGGCCGCGTCGAAGGCCAAGGCCGCCGACGAGGCTCCTGCAGCGAAGGAGGCCGCAGAGGCCCCCGCAGCTGTCGCGGACACGGCAGCCGACGCACCGGCCGGCTCGCACGAGCCGATCGAAGGCGACGCTGCGCCCGAGGGTTTCCCGATCAAGGGCAACGCTCAGTCGAAGCTGTACCACCGCCCCGGCACTCGTTTCTACGAGTCGACCGTCGCGGAGATCTGGTTCGCCACTGAGGCGGACGCGGAGGCTGCAGGCTACTCGCTGCCGCCGTCGCAGCAGGAAGACTGA
- a CDS encoding DNA-directed RNA polymerase subunit alpha yields the protein MLISQRPTLSEEVLAENRSKFTIEPLEPGFGYTLGNSLRRTLLSSIPGAAVTSIRIDGVLHEFTTVPGVKEDVTNIILNLKGLVVSSEEDEPVTMYVRKQGPGAVTGADIVPPAGVTVHNPDLHIATLNDKGKLEIELVVERGRGYVPAVQNKASGAEIGRIPVDSIYSPVLKVTYKVEATRVEQRTDFDRLVLDVETKNSITARDALASAGKTLVELFGLARELNVEAEGIEIGPSPAEADHIAAFTLPIEDLELTVRSYNCLKREGVHTVGELVARTESDLLDIRNFGQKSIDEVKVKLHGLGLSLKDSPASFDPSQVAGYDPATGTWTDEASYDADSGEDFAETEQL from the coding sequence ATGCTCATCTCACAGCGACCCACCCTCTCCGAAGAGGTGCTGGCCGAGAACCGCTCGAAGTTCACCATCGAACCCCTCGAGCCGGGCTTCGGTTACACCCTCGGCAACTCGCTGCGGCGCACGCTGCTGTCGTCCATCCCGGGCGCGGCGGTCACCAGCATCCGCATCGACGGTGTCCTGCACGAGTTCACCACCGTCCCCGGAGTCAAGGAGGATGTCACCAACATCATCCTGAACCTCAAGGGCCTCGTGGTCAGCTCCGAAGAGGACGAGCCGGTCACCATGTACGTCCGTAAGCAGGGTCCGGGAGCCGTCACCGGCGCCGACATCGTGCCGCCCGCAGGCGTCACGGTTCACAACCCCGACCTGCACATCGCGACCCTCAACGACAAGGGCAAGCTCGAGATCGAGCTCGTCGTCGAGCGGGGCCGCGGTTACGTTCCGGCCGTGCAGAACAAGGCCTCCGGCGCAGAGATCGGCCGCATCCCGGTCGACTCGATCTACTCGCCGGTCCTGAAGGTGACCTACAAGGTCGAGGCCACCCGCGTCGAGCAGCGCACCGACTTCGATCGTCTGGTGCTCGACGTGGAGACGAAGAACTCCATCACCGCGCGTGACGCCCTGGCGTCGGCCGGTAAGACCCTGGTCGAGCTCTTCGGCCTGGCTCGTGAGCTCAACGTCGAGGCCGAGGGCATCGAGATCGGACCCTCGCCCGCCGAGGCCGATCACATCGCTGCGTTCACGCTGCCGATCGAGGATCTGGAGCTGACCGTCCGTTCGTACAACTGCCTCAAGCGCGAAGGTGTTCACACCGTCGGCGAGTTGGTTGCACGTACCGAGTCGGATCTGCTCGACATCCGCAACTTCGGACAGAAGTCGATCGACGAGGTGAAGGTGAAGCTCCACGGTCTTGGACTGTCCCTCAAGGACAGCCCGGCCAGCTTCGACCCGTCGCAGGTCGCCGGTTACGACCCGGCCACCGGCACGTGGACGGACGAGGCGTCGTACGACGCCGATTCCGGTGAAGATTTCGCGGAGACCGAACAGCTGTAA